From the genome of Amycolatopsis sp. NBC_01488, one region includes:
- a CDS encoding response regulator, with the protein MSDPGATVLVVDDEPQIVRALRINLNARGYKVITAHDGTAALKAVAETKPDVVVLDLGLPDLDGTEVIAGLRGWTTVPIIVLSARGDSADKVQALDAGADDYVTKPFGMDELLARLRAAVRRSAVTGADDVDAVVETASFSVDLAAKKVRLSDGAEVHLTKTEWGVLELLVRNRGRLVAQKQLLHEVWGPSYERESHYLRVYLAQLRRKLEPEPSRPRHLLTEPGMGYRFEV; encoded by the coding sequence ATGAGCGACCCGGGTGCCACCGTGCTGGTGGTGGACGACGAGCCGCAGATCGTGCGGGCGCTGCGGATCAACCTGAACGCCCGCGGCTACAAGGTGATCACCGCGCACGACGGCACGGCCGCGTTGAAAGCGGTGGCCGAGACCAAGCCCGACGTCGTCGTGCTCGACCTCGGGCTGCCGGACCTGGACGGCACGGAGGTCATCGCGGGCCTGCGCGGCTGGACGACGGTTCCGATCATCGTGCTGTCCGCGCGCGGCGATTCGGCCGACAAGGTCCAGGCTCTCGACGCCGGTGCGGACGACTACGTCACGAAGCCGTTCGGGATGGACGAGCTGCTGGCGCGGCTGCGGGCGGCGGTCCGCCGCTCGGCGGTGACGGGCGCGGACGACGTGGACGCGGTGGTGGAGACGGCGTCGTTCAGCGTGGACCTGGCCGCGAAGAAGGTCCGCCTCAGCGACGGCGCGGAGGTCCACCTGACGAAGACGGAGTGGGGCGTGCTGGAGCTGCTGGTGCGCAACCGCGGCCGGCTGGTCGCGCAGAAGCAGCTGCTGCACGAGGTGTGGGGTCCGTCGTACGAGCGGGAGTCCCACTACCTGCGGGTCTACCTGGCCCAGCTGCGCCGCAAGCTGGAGCCGGAGCCGTCGCGGCCCCGGCACCTGCTCACCGAACCCGGCATGGGATACCGCTTCGAGGTCTGA
- a CDS encoding potassium-transporting ATPase subunit C gives MNTLVKQTWAGLRVLIVLTVLLGILYPLAVWAIARIPGLEGNAEGSVVTQNGQAVGSSLIGIDPVPADPAHDPWFHNRPSALSKDALGPGDPSTSGASNKGPYNEDLVKTIQERRDAIAKREGVSPGQVPPDAVTASGSGLDPAISVAYADLQIARVARNTGLPVDRVKQLVEQNTSGAGIGVPGVNVLQLNLAVQGAAGGAH, from the coding sequence GTGAACACTCTCGTCAAGCAGACCTGGGCCGGGCTGCGCGTCCTCATCGTGCTGACGGTCCTGCTGGGGATCCTCTACCCCCTCGCCGTGTGGGCGATCGCCCGGATCCCCGGGCTCGAGGGCAACGCCGAAGGCTCGGTCGTCACGCAGAACGGCCAGGCGGTCGGGTCGTCGCTCATCGGCATCGACCCGGTGCCGGCCGACCCGGCGCACGACCCGTGGTTCCACAACCGCCCGTCGGCGCTGTCCAAGGACGCGCTCGGCCCCGGCGACCCGTCGACCTCCGGCGCGTCCAACAAGGGCCCGTACAACGAGGACCTGGTGAAGACCATCCAGGAACGCCGTGACGCCATCGCCAAGCGCGAAGGCGTGTCACCCGGTCAGGTACCGCCGGACGCGGTGACGGCGTCGGGGTCGGGCCTCGACCCGGCGATCAGCGTGGCCTACGCCGACCTCCAGATCGCCCGCGTCGCCCGGAACACCGGGCTGCCGGTGGACCGGGTGAAGCAGCTGGTCGAGCAGAACACCTCGGGTGCGGGGATCGGCGTCCCCGGCGTGAATGTGCTCCAGCTCAACTTGGCCGTGCAAGGTGCGGCCGGAGGGGCACACTGA
- the kdpB gene encoding potassium-transporting ATPase subunit KdpB, translating into MTVTEERPQVTPAPEAPGRVGAGVFSPRQLWTSLPDAFRKLNPKHQLGNPVMFVVWVGSALTTVFAITGPSVFTILIAVWLWFTVLFANLAEAVAEGRGKAQAESLRKSNKETVARRLTETGSEEQVPGVELKIGDLVVVEAGQVIPGDGDVVEGIATVDESAITGESAPVIRESGGDRSAVTGGTTVLSDRVVVRITTKPGESFVDRMIALVEGASRQKTPNEIALTILLSTLTIIFLLAVVALQPMARYSGSEQSVMVLTALLVCLIPTTIGALLSAIGIAGMDRLVQRNVLATSGRAVEAAGDVSTLLLDKTGTITFGNRRATELIPVGSSTPDELARAARLASLADETPEGRSVVELTADYAAQDERGEFVPFTAQTRMSGLDIGNRRIRKGAASAVHAWVRDNGGEFPDETERVVDEISAQGGTPLVVAEDTVVRGVIRLSDVVKPGMKERFGELRAMGIKTVMITGDNPLTAKAIAADAGVDDFLAEAKPEDKMALIKQEQEGGRLVAMTGDGTNDAPALAQSDVGVAMNTGTSAAKEAGNMVDLDSDPTKLIEIVEIGKQLLITRGALTTFSVANDLAKYFAILPAMFTGIYAQLGGLNIMHLATPKSAILSAVIFNALIIVVLIPLALRGVRYKPSSASALLRRNLLVYGLGGIVSPFLGIWLIDLLVRLIPGIG; encoded by the coding sequence ATGACCGTCACCGAAGAACGACCCCAGGTGACTCCCGCCCCAGAGGCGCCGGGCCGGGTCGGCGCCGGGGTGTTCAGCCCCCGCCAGCTCTGGACGTCGCTGCCCGACGCCTTCCGGAAGCTCAACCCGAAGCACCAGCTCGGCAACCCGGTGATGTTCGTGGTCTGGGTGGGTTCCGCGCTCACCACGGTCTTCGCGATCACCGGCCCGAGCGTGTTCACCATCCTGATCGCCGTCTGGCTGTGGTTCACGGTCCTCTTCGCGAACCTCGCCGAAGCCGTCGCGGAAGGGCGCGGCAAGGCGCAGGCGGAGTCGCTGCGGAAGTCGAATAAGGAGACCGTTGCCCGCCGGCTCACCGAAACCGGCTCCGAAGAACAGGTGCCCGGGGTCGAGCTGAAGATCGGCGACCTGGTCGTGGTCGAGGCGGGCCAGGTGATCCCCGGCGACGGCGACGTCGTCGAGGGCATCGCGACCGTCGACGAGTCGGCCATCACCGGCGAGTCGGCCCCGGTCATCCGCGAGTCCGGCGGCGACCGGAGTGCCGTCACCGGCGGCACGACCGTGCTGAGCGACCGGGTCGTCGTGCGCATCACCACGAAACCGGGGGAGTCCTTTGTGGACCGCATGATCGCCTTGGTGGAAGGCGCGTCCCGGCAGAAGACGCCGAACGAGATCGCCCTGACGATCCTGCTCTCGACGCTCACGATCATCTTCCTGCTCGCCGTGGTGGCGCTGCAGCCGATGGCCCGCTACTCCGGCAGCGAGCAATCGGTGATGGTGCTGACCGCGCTGCTGGTGTGTCTCATCCCGACGACGATCGGGGCGCTGCTGAGCGCCATCGGCATCGCGGGCATGGACCGCCTGGTGCAGCGCAACGTCCTCGCGACCAGCGGCCGCGCGGTCGAAGCCGCCGGTGACGTCTCGACGCTGCTGCTCGACAAGACCGGCACCATCACCTTCGGCAACCGCCGCGCCACCGAGCTGATCCCGGTCGGATCGTCCACTCCGGACGAACTCGCGCGCGCCGCCCGGCTGGCCAGCCTCGCCGACGAGACCCCCGAAGGGCGCAGCGTCGTCGAGCTGACGGCGGATTACGCCGCCCAGGACGAGCGCGGCGAGTTCGTCCCCTTCACGGCGCAGACGCGGATGAGCGGGCTCGACATCGGGAACCGGCGGATCCGCAAGGGCGCCGCGTCCGCGGTCCACGCGTGGGTGCGGGACAACGGCGGCGAGTTCCCCGACGAGACCGAACGCGTCGTCGACGAGATCAGCGCCCAGGGCGGCACGCCGCTGGTGGTCGCCGAGGACACCGTGGTGCGTGGCGTTATCCGGCTCTCCGACGTCGTCAAGCCGGGCATGAAAGAGCGCTTCGGCGAGCTGCGCGCGATGGGCATCAAGACGGTGATGATCACCGGCGACAACCCGCTCACCGCGAAGGCCATCGCCGCGGACGCGGGCGTCGACGACTTCCTCGCCGAGGCCAAGCCCGAAGACAAGATGGCGCTCATCAAGCAGGAGCAGGAAGGCGGGCGGCTGGTCGCGATGACCGGCGACGGCACCAACGACGCGCCCGCGCTCGCGCAGTCCGACGTCGGCGTCGCGATGAACACCGGCACCTCGGCCGCCAAGGAGGCCGGGAACATGGTCGACCTCGACAGCGACCCGACGAAGCTGATCGAGATCGTGGAGATCGGCAAGCAGCTGCTCATCACCCGCGGCGCGCTGACGACGTTCAGCGTCGCCAACGACCTCGCGAAGTACTTCGCGATCCTGCCCGCGATGTTCACCGGCATCTACGCCCAGCTCGGCGGGCTGAACATCATGCACCTGGCCACGCCGAAGTCGGCGATCTTGTCGGCGGTCATCTTCAACGCGCTGATCATCGTCGTGCTCATCCCGCTGGCCCTGCGCGGCGTGCGGTACAAGCCGTCGTCGGCCTCGGCGCTGCTGCGCCGCAACCTGCTCGTCTACGGCCTCGGCGGGATCGTCAGCCCCTTCCTCGGGATCTGGCTGATCGACCTGCTCGTGCGCCTCATCCCTGGAATCGGGTGA
- the asnB gene encoding asparagine synthase (glutamine-hydrolyzing), whose amino-acid sequence MCGIAGWVSYDADLTRRQDVVDAMTATMSCRGPDDEGTWVREHVALGHRRLAIIDLPGGRQPMSVHTPNGDVAMVYSGEAYNFTELKEELTKLGHQWETDSDTEVVLHGYLQWGDEVVDHLNGMYAFAIWDERDDRLVMIRDRMGIKPFYYYPTPDGVLFGSEPKAILANPLAKKVVDLDGFRELAGFTKRPGWSLWKDMREVEPGTLVTVSREGIRTRTYWKLDAKQHTDDQETTVARVRELMTDIVHRQLVADVPRCVLLSGGLDSSAVAGLAAARLAEQGEQLRTFSVDFFGQEENFKPDEMRDTADSPFVRDVAQLVDSAHEDVMLNPADLTDPEVRRAVLRARDIPAGLGDMDTSLYLLFKAIRGQSTVALSGESADEVFGGYRWFHDEKAVNADTFPWLAFRTSMMDERASLYTPELVQKLDVESYIADQYQTAVSSVEHLDGESAVEARMRTICNLHLTRFVRMLLDRKDRASMAVGLEVRVPFCDHRLVEYVYNTPWSLKTFDGREKSLLRHATKHVLPESVAQRVKSPYPSTQDPGYAAALQQQVKEVLAEPGHEVFGLVDKAWAHRASEVDSATMAPAMRIGLDRLLDLYHWIEMYQPTLELS is encoded by the coding sequence ATGTGCGGTATCGCCGGCTGGGTTTCCTACGACGCCGACCTCACCCGCCGCCAGGACGTGGTCGACGCCATGACGGCGACCATGTCCTGCCGCGGCCCGGACGACGAGGGCACCTGGGTCCGCGAGCACGTCGCGCTCGGGCACCGGCGCCTGGCCATCATCGACCTGCCCGGCGGCCGTCAGCCGATGTCCGTGCACACGCCGAACGGCGACGTCGCGATGGTCTACAGCGGCGAGGCCTACAACTTCACCGAGCTGAAGGAAGAGCTGACGAAGCTCGGCCACCAGTGGGAGACCGACAGCGACACCGAGGTCGTGCTGCACGGCTACCTGCAGTGGGGCGACGAGGTCGTCGACCACCTCAACGGCATGTACGCGTTCGCGATCTGGGACGAGCGCGACGACCGGCTCGTCATGATCCGCGACCGGATGGGCATCAAGCCGTTCTACTACTACCCGACCCCCGACGGCGTCCTGTTCGGGTCGGAGCCGAAGGCCATCCTGGCGAACCCCCTCGCGAAGAAGGTCGTCGACCTCGACGGCTTCCGCGAGCTGGCCGGCTTCACCAAGCGCCCCGGCTGGTCGCTGTGGAAGGACATGCGCGAGGTCGAGCCGGGCACGCTCGTCACCGTGTCCCGCGAGGGCATCAGGACGCGCACCTACTGGAAGCTGGACGCGAAGCAGCACACCGACGACCAGGAGACGACGGTCGCGCGCGTCCGCGAGCTGATGACCGACATCGTGCACCGCCAGCTCGTCGCGGACGTCCCGCGGTGCGTGCTGCTCTCCGGCGGGCTCGACTCGAGCGCCGTCGCCGGGCTCGCCGCCGCGCGGCTGGCCGAGCAGGGCGAGCAGCTGCGGACGTTCTCGGTCGACTTCTTCGGCCAGGAAGAGAACTTCAAGCCGGACGAGATGCGCGACACGGCGGACTCGCCGTTCGTCCGCGACGTCGCCCAGCTGGTCGACTCCGCGCACGAAGACGTCATGCTGAACCCGGCCGACCTGACCGACCCCGAGGTCCGGCGCGCGGTGCTGCGCGCCCGCGACATCCCGGCCGGGCTCGGTGACATGGACACGTCGCTGTACCTGCTGTTCAAGGCGATCCGCGGCCAGTCGACGGTGGCGCTCTCGGGCGAGTCGGCCGACGAGGTGTTCGGCGGTTACCGCTGGTTCCACGACGAGAAGGCCGTCAACGCGGACACGTTCCCGTGGCTGGCGTTCCGCACGTCGATGATGGACGAACGGGCGTCGCTGTACACGCCGGAACTGGTGCAGAAGCTCGACGTCGAGTCCTACATCGCCGACCAGTACCAGACGGCGGTTTCGTCGGTGGAGCACCTCGACGGTGAATCCGCGGTCGAGGCGCGGATGCGGACGATCTGCAACCTGCACCTGACCCGGTTCGTGCGGATGCTGCTCGACCGCAAGGACCGCGCGTCGATGGCGGTGGGGCTGGAGGTCCGCGTGCCGTTCTGCGACCACCGGCTGGTCGAGTACGTCTACAACACGCCGTGGTCGCTGAAGACGTTCGACGGCCGGGAGAAGAGCCTCCTGCGGCACGCGACCAAGCACGTGCTGCCGGAGTCGGTGGCCCAGCGGGTGAAGAGCCCGTACCCCTCGACGCAGGACCCGGGCTACGCGGCGGCGCTGCAGCAGCAGGTCAAGGAGGTCCTGGCCGAGCCGGGGCACGAGGTGTTCGGCCTGGTCGACAAGGCCTGGGCGCACCGCGCGTCCGAAGTGGACTCGGCGACCATGGCCCCGGCGATGCGCATCGGCCTGGACCGGCTGCTCGACCTGTACCACTGGATCGAGATGTACCAGCCCACGCTCGAACTCTCTTGA
- a CDS encoding acyl-CoA dehydrogenase family protein — protein sequence MMGQATTDAVTAARELAPELSARAVEGEQLQTMPRDLVERARTAGLFHLATPRALGGQELPPAAIVEVIEELSRADGSAGWTITIGNGSAFLAWLDPAVAADLLTGTPDPIGGGVFAPTGRLTPDGAGKFALAGRWAFCSGSPHADLFFNGAFAGGDPRDWRLAVVPAAEVRVLENWDVSGLRGTGSHDVAIEAIVREEHTISPFTEPARHDGPLWRFPFFTFIGTLMAGVPLGIARRALDEFTAFAPAKFRPPGPGPIAEDGDVQIALTRAEGRLRSARAFVFDALGSLWETACAGDVPNVRERGQLLLATQQAMRASLSAVNIAFGFAGAGALHADQPMQRCFRDLHAASQHIYFSAAASKRYAKLRLGIDQPTFWF from the coding sequence ATGATGGGACAAGCCACCACCGACGCCGTGACCGCCGCGCGGGAGCTCGCGCCCGAGCTGAGCGCGCGGGCCGTCGAAGGCGAACAGCTCCAGACGATGCCGCGCGACCTCGTCGAGCGGGCGCGGACCGCCGGGCTCTTCCACCTGGCGACACCCCGCGCGCTGGGCGGGCAGGAGCTGCCGCCCGCCGCGATCGTCGAAGTGATCGAGGAGCTGTCCCGCGCCGACGGGTCCGCGGGCTGGACGATCACCATCGGCAACGGCTCGGCGTTCCTCGCCTGGCTCGACCCGGCCGTCGCGGCGGACCTCCTGACCGGGACTCCGGACCCGATCGGCGGCGGCGTCTTCGCGCCGACGGGCCGCCTCACCCCGGACGGCGCCGGGAAGTTCGCACTCGCCGGGCGGTGGGCGTTCTGCAGCGGCAGCCCGCACGCCGACCTGTTCTTCAACGGCGCCTTCGCCGGCGGCGACCCGCGGGACTGGCGGCTCGCCGTGGTCCCCGCCGCCGAGGTGCGGGTGCTCGAGAACTGGGACGTCAGCGGCCTGCGCGGCACCGGCAGCCACGACGTCGCCATCGAGGCGATCGTGCGCGAGGAGCACACGATCTCGCCGTTCACCGAGCCGGCGCGCCACGACGGGCCGCTGTGGCGGTTCCCGTTCTTCACGTTCATCGGCACGCTGATGGCGGGCGTCCCGCTCGGCATCGCGCGGCGCGCGCTGGACGAGTTCACCGCGTTCGCGCCGGCGAAGTTCCGGCCGCCCGGCCCGGGTCCGATCGCCGAGGACGGCGACGTCCAGATCGCCCTGACCCGTGCGGAAGGACGGCTGCGCTCGGCCCGCGCGTTCGTCTTCGACGCGCTCGGCTCGCTGTGGGAGACGGCGTGCGCGGGCGACGTGCCGAACGTCCGCGAGCGCGGCCAGTTACTGCTGGCGACGCAGCAGGCGATGCGTGCTTCGCTGAGCGCGGTGAACATCGCGTTCGGCTTCGCGGGCGCGGGCGCGCTGCACGCGGACCAGCCGATGCAGCGCTGCTTCCGCGACCTCCACGCGGCGTCCCAGCACATCTACTTCTCCGCCGCGGCGTCCAAGCGGTACGCGAAGCTGCGGCTCGGGATCGACCAGCCGACGTTCTGGTTCTAG
- the kdpF gene encoding K(+)-transporting ATPase subunit F codes for MSGAGTVANVVGGLLALGLLVYLFVALIRPEKF; via the coding sequence GTGAGCGGCGCGGGAACCGTGGCCAACGTCGTCGGCGGACTGCTGGCGCTGGGGCTGCTCGTCTACCTGTTCGTTGCCTTGATCAGGCCGGAGAAATTCTGA
- a CDS encoding sensor histidine kinase: protein MTTENTTSKPRRGELRIYLGAAPGVGKTFAMLGEARRRLDRGTDVVVGLVETHGREKTAVLLDGLEVVPRRHAGHRGREFDEMDVDALLARAPEVAVVDELAHTNVPGSRNAKRWQDVEELLEAGIDVLSTVNVQHLQSLNDVVERITGVTQQETVPDEVVRRAEQLELVDITPEALRRRLAHGNVYPAERIDAALGNYFRPGNLTALRELALLWVADQVDVALQRYRAEQRITDTWEARERVVVSITGGPESETLIRRASRIATRAGAELQVVHILRGDGLSGLGPAAIARCRTLAEEVGATFHTVVGDDVPTALLDFARGVNATQLVIGTSRRSRVARLFDEGIGARVVQQSGAIDVHMVTHSQAGGRLRARLGASPLGFSRLVVGWVLGFVLPILVTAIGVFVPTGLDFATDVISYVLATVVVALVGGLGPALAAAVLGAGLLNFFFTPPLYTLNVHTPQNLVTLIAMVVVAVLVALVVDQAARRATQAARARTEAALLASYARTVLTHTNPIERLLEKVRENFALTSVTLLEKQAGEWRCVAVAGEHPCADPDEADADIAVTADVHLTLRGRALPAADRRVLEAVAGQALLALRQQRTAAAAARAERKAEATELRTTLLSAVGHDLRTPLTSIKASIGSLRAPDLALSEEDTAELMEAIELSADRLAGLIDNLLDSSRLATGAVKPHLRPVGYDEVVAHALSTVDSSDEVEVAVDDRLPSVLADPGLLERVVANVLDNALRHGGAPVSARASAHSGHVELRIVDHGRGLRKGAADSAFAPFQRLGGDRDATPGVGLGLSVAKGFTEAMGGTIRAEDTPGGGLTVVVSLPEHSVTFEEVEEGVR from the coding sequence GTGACCACCGAAAACACGACGTCCAAGCCGCGCCGCGGGGAGCTGAGGATCTACCTCGGCGCGGCTCCGGGCGTCGGCAAGACCTTCGCGATGCTCGGCGAGGCGCGGCGGCGGCTCGACCGCGGCACCGACGTCGTCGTCGGGCTGGTCGAGACGCACGGCCGCGAGAAGACCGCGGTGCTGCTCGACGGCCTCGAGGTCGTCCCGCGGCGGCACGCCGGGCACCGCGGCCGCGAGTTCGACGAGATGGACGTCGACGCCCTCCTCGCCCGCGCGCCCGAGGTCGCCGTCGTCGACGAACTCGCGCACACCAACGTGCCGGGATCGCGCAACGCCAAGCGCTGGCAGGACGTCGAGGAGCTGCTCGAAGCGGGGATCGACGTCCTGTCCACGGTCAACGTCCAGCACCTGCAGAGCCTCAACGACGTCGTCGAGCGGATCACCGGCGTCACGCAGCAGGAAACCGTGCCGGACGAGGTCGTCCGCCGGGCCGAGCAGCTCGAGCTGGTCGACATCACGCCCGAGGCGCTGCGGCGGCGGCTCGCGCACGGCAACGTCTACCCGGCCGAGCGCATCGACGCCGCGCTCGGCAACTACTTCCGCCCCGGCAACCTGACCGCGCTGCGCGAGCTGGCCCTGCTCTGGGTCGCCGACCAGGTCGACGTCGCGCTGCAGCGCTACCGCGCCGAGCAGCGGATCACCGACACCTGGGAGGCGCGCGAACGCGTCGTCGTCTCCATCACCGGTGGCCCGGAAAGCGAAACGCTCATCCGCCGCGCCAGCCGGATCGCCACCCGGGCCGGCGCCGAGCTGCAGGTCGTCCACATCCTGCGCGGCGACGGTCTGTCCGGGCTCGGCCCGGCCGCGATCGCCCGCTGCCGGACCCTGGCCGAAGAGGTCGGCGCCACCTTCCACACCGTCGTCGGCGACGACGTCCCGACGGCGCTCCTCGACTTCGCCCGCGGCGTCAACGCGACGCAGCTGGTGATCGGCACTTCGCGGCGCTCGCGCGTGGCGCGGCTGTTCGACGAGGGCATCGGCGCGCGGGTCGTCCAGCAGTCCGGCGCGATCGACGTCCACATGGTGACCCACTCCCAGGCGGGCGGGCGGCTGCGAGCCCGGCTGGGCGCGAGCCCGCTGGGCTTCTCGCGGCTGGTCGTGGGCTGGGTGCTCGGCTTCGTGCTGCCGATCCTGGTCACGGCGATCGGGGTCTTCGTGCCGACGGGCCTGGACTTCGCCACCGACGTCATCTCCTACGTGCTGGCCACCGTCGTCGTGGCGCTGGTCGGCGGGCTCGGCCCGGCCCTGGCCGCGGCCGTGCTCGGCGCCGGGCTGCTCAACTTCTTCTTCACCCCGCCGCTCTACACGCTCAATGTGCACACCCCGCAGAACCTCGTGACGCTGATCGCGATGGTCGTGGTCGCGGTGCTCGTCGCGCTGGTCGTCGACCAGGCGGCGCGCCGGGCCACGCAGGCGGCGCGGGCGCGGACCGAAGCGGCGCTGCTCGCCTCCTACGCCCGGACCGTGCTGACCCACACGAACCCGATCGAACGACTGCTGGAGAAGGTGCGGGAGAACTTCGCGCTGACGTCGGTGACGCTGCTGGAGAAGCAGGCGGGGGAGTGGCGGTGCGTGGCGGTCGCGGGGGAGCACCCGTGCGCCGACCCGGACGAGGCCGACGCCGACATCGCCGTCACCGCCGACGTCCACCTCACGCTGCGGGGGCGGGCGCTCCCGGCGGCCGACCGGCGGGTGCTGGAAGCCGTCGCCGGCCAGGCGTTGCTCGCCCTGCGCCAGCAGCGGACGGCCGCCGCCGCGGCCCGCGCCGAGCGGAAGGCGGAGGCGACCGAGCTGCGCACGACGTTGCTCTCGGCCGTCGGGCACGACCTGCGGACGCCGCTGACGTCGATCAAGGCGTCGATCGGCAGCCTGCGCGCGCCCGACCTCGCACTGTCCGAAGAGGACACCGCCGAGCTGATGGAGGCGATCGAGCTGTCGGCCGACCGGCTGGCCGGGCTGATCGACAATCTGCTGGATTCGTCGCGCCTGGCCACCGGCGCGGTGAAGCCCCATCTGCGTCCGGTCGGCTACGACGAGGTCGTCGCGCACGCTCTGTCCACTGTAGACTCTTCGGACGAGGTGGAGGTCGCGGTCGACGACCGGCTGCCGTCGGTGCTGGCCGACCCGGGCCTGCTGGAACGCGTGGTGGCGAACGTGCTGGACAACGCACTCCGGCACGGCGGGGCGCCGGTTTCGGCCCGGGCGTCCGCCCATTCGGGCCACGTGGAGCTGCGGATCGTCGACCACGGCCGGGGGTTGCGCAAGGGCGCCGCGGATTCGGCGTTCGCGCCGTTCCAGCGCCTCGGCGGCGACCGGGACGCGACGCCGGGCGTCGGGCTCGGGCTGTCGGTGGCGAAGGGGTTCACCGAGGCGATGGGGGGCACGATCCGCGCCGAGGACACGCCCGGCGGCGGGCTCACGGTGGTGGTTTCGCTGCCCGAGCACAGCGTCACGTTCGAGGAAGTCGAGGAGGGGGTGCGATGA
- the kdpA gene encoding potassium-transporting ATPase subunit KdpA, with the protein MTDTAAGLIQLGLLLAALAVVYRPFGDYLARVFSTEKHLKVEKGLYKLFRVDPDSEQRWPTYAAGVLGFSFVSIVLLYLLQRLQPLLPWNLGRGSVSPSVAFNTAVSFVTNTNWQSYVPETTMGHFVQMAGLTVQNFLSAGVGLAVAIALTRGFVRAKTDRLGNFWVDLTRGTVRVLLPMAFVFAIVLVALGVVQSLKAGVAVTNPDGSHSTIALAPAASQEAIKELGTNGGGILNANSAHPFENPTAWTNLIELFLILVIPVSLTRAFGKLVGKPKQGYVLLSVMGILWAASLAIIWFSEANANNPAALAAGASMEGKEQRFGIGLTSIFADTTTGTSTGAVNGAHDSLSGLGGGGPLLNILYGEISPGGVGTGLYGILVMAIIAMFLAGLMVGRTPEYLGKKLGKREVTCAAIAMLAMPTVVLLGSGIALLLPDTVSALGNPGAHGLSEILYGYASTGNNNGSAFGGLTATSDWFQSSFGVAMAIGRFVPILAVLCLAGSLAAQRKVPETAGTLPTTGPLFATMLTGTVVLVAALTFIPALALGPIAEALA; encoded by the coding sequence ATGACTGACACCGCGGCCGGGCTCATCCAGCTCGGCCTCCTCCTCGCCGCCCTCGCCGTGGTCTACCGGCCGTTCGGCGACTACCTGGCGCGCGTCTTCTCCACCGAGAAGCACCTGAAAGTCGAAAAGGGCCTGTACAAGCTCTTCCGCGTCGATCCGGACTCCGAGCAGCGGTGGCCGACCTACGCCGCGGGCGTGCTCGGCTTCTCGTTCGTCTCGATCGTCCTGCTCTACCTGCTGCAGCGGCTGCAGCCGCTCCTGCCGTGGAACCTGGGCCGCGGCTCGGTGAGCCCCAGCGTCGCGTTCAACACGGCGGTTTCGTTCGTCACCAACACGAACTGGCAGTCCTACGTCCCCGAGACGACGATGGGCCACTTCGTGCAGATGGCCGGGCTGACCGTGCAGAACTTCCTGTCCGCGGGCGTCGGCCTGGCCGTGGCGATCGCGCTGACGCGCGGGTTCGTCCGCGCGAAGACCGACCGCCTCGGCAACTTCTGGGTGGACCTCACGCGCGGCACGGTCCGCGTGCTGCTGCCGATGGCGTTCGTGTTCGCCATCGTGCTGGTCGCGCTGGGTGTCGTGCAGAGCCTCAAGGCCGGCGTCGCCGTCACCAACCCGGACGGCAGCCACAGCACCATCGCCCTGGCCCCCGCGGCGAGCCAGGAGGCGATCAAGGAACTGGGCACCAACGGCGGCGGCATCCTCAACGCCAACTCCGCGCACCCCTTCGAAAACCCCACCGCGTGGACGAACCTCATCGAGCTGTTCCTCATCCTGGTGATCCCGGTCAGCCTGACCCGCGCGTTCGGCAAGCTGGTCGGCAAGCCCAAGCAGGGGTACGTCCTGCTCAGCGTGATGGGCATCCTCTGGGCCGCGTCGCTGGCGATCATCTGGTTCTCCGAAGCCAACGCGAACAACCCGGCGGCGCTGGCCGCGGGCGCGAGCATGGAGGGCAAGGAACAGCGGTTCGGCATCGGGCTGACGTCGATCTTCGCCGACACCACCACCGGCACGTCGACCGGCGCGGTCAACGGCGCGCACGACAGCCTGTCCGGCCTCGGCGGCGGGGGGCCGCTGCTGAACATCCTCTACGGCGAGATCTCGCCCGGCGGCGTCGGCACCGGCCTCTACGGGATCCTCGTGATGGCGATCATCGCGATGTTCCTGGCCGGCCTGATGGTCGGGCGCACGCCGGAGTACCTGGGCAAGAAGCTCGGCAAGCGCGAGGTCACCTGCGCGGCGATCGCGATGCTGGCGATGCCGACCGTGGTCCTTCTCGGTTCGGGCATCGCGCTGCTGCTGCCGGACACCGTGAGCGCGCTGGGCAACCCGGGCGCGCACGGCCTGTCCGAGATCCTCTACGGCTACGCGTCCACCGGCAACAACAACGGCAGCGCGTTCGGCGGCCTGACCGCGACGAGCGACTGGTTCCAGTCGTCGTTCGGCGTCGCCATGGCGATCGGCCGGTTCGTGCCGATCCTCGCCGTGCTCTGCCTGGCCGGTTCCCTGGCCGCGCAACGCAAGGTGCCCGAAACCGCGGGCACATTGCCCACCACCGGGCCGCTGTTCGCCACGATGCTCACCGGCACGGTGGTGCTCGTCGCGGCCCTCACCTTCATCCCGGCGCTGGCGCTCGGGCCCATCGCGGAGGCACTCGCATGA